The Micromonospora sp. NBC_01740 genome includes a window with the following:
- a CDS encoding diacylglycerol/lipid kinase family protein gives MDPRQDKRRAAPDGGGLRSAVVVNPVKVADLDELRQTVHDALAAAGWPEPLWFETTVEDPGRGQTQEAVEAGVDVVFACGGDGTVMACVSGLVGTEVALAVLPQGTGNLLAANLGLSGDLAAGLEVAVERGRRLLDVGAVEDHYFTVMAGMGFDAQMLADTSETTKKRIGWPAYVVGAARHLRDRPMRVSIRIDDQQPIRRRARSVLVANVGRLQGGVRLLTDAEPDDGYLDVAVLTPRTLRQWLALGWAVVRRQDRVPRMEVFKARRVEITSNRAQPRELDGDLIEPGRTLKAEIRRRALWLCVPQPAQDPDLAEDAQAAAERGEQLIEEARRE, from the coding sequence GTGGACCCTCGACAGGACAAGCGACGCGCGGCACCCGACGGCGGTGGCCTGCGCTCCGCCGTGGTGGTCAACCCGGTGAAGGTGGCCGACCTCGACGAACTGCGTCAGACGGTCCACGACGCCCTCGCGGCGGCCGGCTGGCCCGAGCCGCTGTGGTTCGAGACCACGGTCGAGGACCCGGGCCGCGGCCAGACGCAGGAGGCGGTGGAGGCCGGCGTGGACGTCGTCTTCGCCTGCGGCGGCGACGGCACCGTGATGGCCTGCGTCAGCGGCCTGGTCGGCACCGAGGTGGCGCTCGCCGTGCTGCCCCAGGGCACCGGCAACCTCCTCGCGGCCAACCTGGGCCTCTCGGGCGACCTGGCCGCCGGGCTGGAGGTCGCCGTCGAGCGTGGCCGCCGGCTGCTCGACGTCGGCGCGGTCGAGGACCACTACTTCACGGTGATGGCCGGCATGGGCTTCGACGCCCAGATGCTCGCCGACACCTCGGAGACCACCAAGAAGCGGATCGGCTGGCCGGCGTACGTCGTGGGGGCCGCCCGGCACCTGCGCGACCGACCGATGCGGGTCTCGATCCGCATCGATGACCAGCAGCCGATCCGCCGCCGGGCCCGCTCCGTCCTCGTCGCCAACGTCGGCCGCCTCCAGGGCGGGGTGCGGCTGCTCACCGACGCCGAACCGGACGACGGCTACCTCGACGTCGCGGTGCTCACCCCGCGCACGCTGCGGCAATGGCTGGCGCTCGGCTGGGCGGTCGTACGCCGGCAGGACCGCGTCCCCCGCATGGAGGTCTTCAAGGCCAGGCGGGTGGAGATCACCAGCAACCGGGCCCAGCCCCGGGAGCTCGACGGCGATCTCATCGAGCCGGGTCGCACCCTGAAGGCCGAGATCCGGCGGCGGGCGCTGTGGCTCTGCGTGCCGCAGCCGGCGCAGGATCCCGACCTGGCCGAGGACGCGCAGGCGGCCGCCGAGCGTGGTGAGCAGTTGATCGAGGAAGCCCGCCGTGAGTAG
- a CDS encoding YihY/virulence factor BrkB family protein, translating to MSSTRIVPETRLMSDEELNADDAWHTLRRQGGWHLLRDAFIRFRYGDGFSHSRAFALQLCLAVVPFLIALTGLISELGVEEGGRVVADTVLALTPGASEPMVAELLGEGDRTERAGELALGLGMLTGLVALTTTMAQIERGANRIYGVERDRPALWKYVRASVLALTAGVPALTGFLILVGGGPMGDSVQRHYAWGEFANGLWNVVRWPLSLGLTVLAVAVIFRHAPRRKQPGLSWLFFGAGIATALWWLASLLLAAYVRFSGGFGQTYGALTGMMALLLWANLTGMALFGGLSFAAQLEALRIGAREPAQPDLWEPEAERQEIHDTGEMSSL from the coding sequence GTGAGTAGCACCCGGATCGTGCCGGAGACCCGGCTGATGTCCGACGAGGAACTCAACGCCGACGACGCCTGGCACACACTGCGCCGGCAGGGCGGCTGGCACCTGCTGCGCGACGCGTTCATCCGGTTCCGCTACGGCGACGGGTTCAGCCACTCGCGCGCCTTCGCGCTGCAACTCTGCCTCGCCGTGGTGCCGTTCCTGATCGCGCTGACCGGCCTGATCAGCGAACTCGGCGTGGAGGAGGGCGGCCGGGTGGTCGCCGACACGGTCCTGGCCCTCACCCCCGGGGCGAGCGAACCGATGGTGGCCGAGCTGCTCGGCGAGGGAGACCGCACCGAACGCGCCGGGGAGCTGGCGCTCGGCCTCGGCATGCTCACCGGCCTGGTCGCGCTGACCACCACCATGGCCCAGATCGAGCGCGGCGCCAACCGGATCTACGGCGTGGAGCGGGACCGGCCCGCGCTGTGGAAGTACGTCCGCGCCAGCGTCCTCGCCCTCACCGCCGGCGTACCGGCGCTCACCGGCTTCCTGATCCTCGTCGGCGGCGGCCCGATGGGCGACTCGGTGCAGCGACACTACGCCTGGGGCGAGTTCGCCAACGGCCTCTGGAACGTGGTGCGCTGGCCGCTCAGCCTGGGCCTGACCGTCCTCGCCGTCGCGGTGATCTTCCGGCACGCCCCCCGCCGCAAGCAGCCCGGCCTGTCCTGGCTCTTCTTCGGCGCCGGCATCGCCACCGCGCTGTGGTGGCTGGCCAGCCTGCTGCTCGCCGCGTACGTGCGGTTCAGCGGCGGGTTCGGCCAGACGTACGGGGCGTTGACCGGGATGATGGCGTTGCTGCTCTGGGCCAACCTGACCGGCATGGCGCTCTTCGGTGGACTCTCCTTCGCCGCCCAGCTGGAGGCGCTGCGCATCGGGGCGCGCGAGCCCGCCCAGCCCGACCTCTGGGAGCCCGAGGCCGAGCGCCAGGAGATCCACGACACGGGCGAGATGAGCTCCCTCTAG
- a CDS encoding phosphatase PAP2 family protein, which yields MGAVKEALRRPLGHFTERTLAGLAIVLGAGVGFGILLVLVRTRWSPLHDVDHGVAQWLNDLVAPHGPLVTVLNALTDLGGRAVIIWLVSVAVVGLLIRKQGRLAVFLIVTGVGALVLDPALKTLVDRLRPEVDVPIGTYAGDSFPSGHALGSMVAYGALLLVFLPAMSRRWRKPAIALVALVVFLIGLTRIALGVHFVSDVLGAWLLGAAWLGVTAYAFRLWRLERGRPVPALTEGLEPEAAHDVAPAPDEAHLLPHPRAAVFELIVGWVLILGALYGFGMFVSYHAGGTFFATLDTDVPRWFAEHRTPGRDDFSYWWSKVGDTHAILLISLVFCPIVLAVWRRWRPVLFVALTMFGELSLFLASAAAVDRPRPPVGNLDGPMPTSSFPSGHIAATLCVWVAIAVIVFPRTDRWWRWLFVALAVVMPTGVAISRMYRGMHHPTDFMGAIILTTLWIGLLYWVLRPNEDVHEGNRPSIESEDVHTLDDELAKAGRAD from the coding sequence GTGGGCGCGGTCAAAGAGGCGTTACGACGACCCTTGGGTCACTTCACCGAACGTACGCTCGCCGGACTGGCGATCGTGCTCGGTGCCGGGGTCGGGTTCGGGATTCTCCTCGTCCTCGTCCGGACCCGGTGGTCCCCGCTCCACGACGTCGACCACGGCGTGGCCCAGTGGCTCAACGACCTGGTCGCCCCGCACGGGCCGCTGGTGACCGTGCTCAACGCGCTCACCGACCTCGGCGGGAGGGCGGTCATCATCTGGCTGGTGTCGGTCGCCGTGGTCGGCCTGCTGATCCGCAAGCAGGGCCGGCTGGCGGTGTTCCTGATCGTCACCGGCGTCGGCGCCCTCGTCCTCGACCCGGCGCTCAAGACGCTTGTCGACCGGCTGCGCCCCGAGGTGGACGTGCCCATCGGCACGTACGCCGGGGACAGCTTCCCCAGCGGCCACGCGCTCGGCTCGATGGTCGCGTACGGGGCGCTGCTGCTGGTCTTCCTGCCGGCCATGTCGCGCCGCTGGCGCAAGCCCGCGATCGCCCTGGTCGCCCTCGTCGTCTTCCTCATCGGACTGACCCGGATCGCGCTGGGCGTGCACTTCGTCTCGGACGTGCTGGGGGCCTGGCTGCTCGGCGCCGCCTGGCTCGGCGTCACCGCGTACGCCTTCCGGCTCTGGCGGTTGGAGCGCGGCCGGCCGGTCCCGGCGTTGACCGAGGGGCTGGAGCCGGAGGCCGCGCACGACGTGGCGCCCGCCCCCGACGAGGCGCACCTGCTGCCGCACCCCCGGGCCGCCGTGTTCGAGCTGATCGTCGGATGGGTCCTGATCCTCGGCGCGCTCTACGGCTTCGGCATGTTCGTCAGCTACCACGCCGGCGGCACCTTCTTCGCCACCCTGGACACGGACGTGCCGAGGTGGTTCGCCGAGCACCGCACCCCCGGCCGGGACGACTTCAGCTACTGGTGGAGCAAGGTCGGCGACACCCACGCCATCCTGCTCATCTCGCTGGTCTTCTGCCCGATCGTGCTGGCCGTGTGGCGGCGTTGGCGGCCGGTGCTCTTCGTGGCACTGACCATGTTCGGCGAGCTGAGCCTCTTCCTCGCCTCCGCCGCCGCGGTCGACCGGCCGCGACCGCCCGTCGGCAACCTCGACGGGCCGATGCCGACCTCCTCCTTCCCGTCCGGCCACATCGCCGCCACGCTCTGCGTCTGGGTGGCGATCGCGGTGATCGTCTTTCCGCGTACCGACCGGTGGTGGCGGTGGCTCTTCGTGGCGCTGGCGGTCGTGATGCCGACCGGGGTGGCGATCAGCCGGATGTACCGGGGGATGCACCACCCCACCGACTTCATGGGCGCGATCATCCTCACCACCCTCTGGATCGGGCTGCTCTACTGGGTGCTCCGCCCCAACGAGGACGTCCACGAGGGCAACCGGCCGAGCATCGAGTCCGAGGACGTGCACACCCTCGACGACGAGCTGGCCAAGGCCGGTCGGGCGGACTGA
- a CDS encoding endonuclease/exonuclease/phosphatase family protein, which translates to MLRAMTWNIRTGGRDSGGADRRDLLIRVVADQRPDVLALQELRHFDSGDVLADFAGRVGMRPHLARSCFGQPVAVLLRPPLRAFTATRVRRPFHHAAQRVTVATTAGPLTVLSVHLDPYSGLRRRVEAGWAAAALRRAPGELALLAGDLNTLDPVADHTDRIARLPAAYRRRHLRRDGRTVETRAVARLLAAGLVDLYATAGAPGGGLTAPTRHGGGAEFSGMRLDYLFGTAALAGRVRDCRVPRGGETEYASDHYPVVADLDLDLDPA; encoded by the coding sequence ATGCTGCGGGCGATGACCTGGAACATCCGGACCGGCGGACGGGACTCCGGCGGCGCCGACCGTCGGGACCTGCTGATCCGGGTCGTCGCCGACCAGCGGCCGGACGTGCTGGCGTTGCAGGAACTGCGGCACTTCGACTCCGGCGACGTGCTCGCCGACTTCGCGGGCCGGGTGGGGATGCGTCCCCACCTGGCCCGTTCCTGCTTCGGCCAGCCGGTGGCGGTGCTGCTGCGCCCGCCGCTGCGCGCTTTCACCGCGACCCGGGTACGCCGGCCGTTCCACCATGCCGCGCAGCGGGTCACCGTGGCGACCACCGCCGGCCCGCTGACGGTGCTGAGCGTCCACCTCGACCCGTACTCGGGGCTGCGGCGGCGCGTCGAGGCCGGCTGGGCCGCCGCCGCGCTGCGCCGCGCGCCGGGGGAGCTGGCGCTGCTGGCCGGTGACCTCAACACCCTCGACCCGGTCGCCGACCACACCGACCGCATCGCCCGGCTCCCGGCCGCGTACCGCCGCCGTCACCTGCGCCGGGACGGGCGGACGGTGGAGACCCGGGCGGTGGCCCGGCTGCTCGCCGCCGGCCTGGTCGATCTGTACGCGACGGCGGGGGCGCCCGGCGGCGGGCTGACCGCGCCCACCCGGCACGGCGGCGGGGCGGAGTTCTCCGGGATGCGGCTGGACTACCTGTTCGGCACGGCGGCGCTCGCCGGCCGGGTGCGCGACTGCCGGGTGCCGCGGGGCGGCGAGACCGAGTACGCCTCCGACCACTATCCGGTGGTGGCGGACCTGGACCTGGACCTCGACCCCGCCTGA